gaggagctgctgccagcagctgggggAGGACACGGAGCAGAAGGAAGGGGCTGAAAGAGATGCTGGGGGATGGGAGGGTTGTCTGACCTGTGCTCCGTTTCCAAAGGATGAAAACCCCGAAATAAATTGGACTTTTCTTGGTCTGTTCCCTGTTTTGTCATGTGTTATGagccttccttttccctttcccagctgcAAGACCTGTGGGGAATACATCTATAAGGGGAAGAAGTTTAATGCCCGTAAGGAGACCGTTCAGAATGAGGCGTACCTGGGGCTGCCCATCTTCCGCTTCTACATCAAGTGCACGCGGTGCCTGGCAGAGATCACGTTCAAGGTGAGATGTGGCCGGGGTTTTCTGTGCTCTCcctccctgtgcagcctgtggCCATCGCTGGGTGCTGACCCTGTGGGGAAGAGGTGTTTGTTGGGGTTTACCTGCACTATGGGTGTGCTGTCGGGGttagactaaagccaaaacacagcactgcactgctaGCAAGGAAATTAACCCTGGCGCAGCAAAGACTGGCTCTGAGCATGTGCTCTTTAGTTTATCTTCCCTTATCGTGGCTGTTTGGTTCTGAAGTGTCTCTCCCATCGgtggctgggctgcagcagcgcCAGTTGGAGGAACGGGAGGGCTGTGGGTGATTGTCCCTGTGGTGAACTGTGTGCGTGTGGCTCCGCAAGTGGCCACAGGATGGCTCCGGTGATTTTCCTGCCTCGTTCCTTAGACAGATCCCGAGAACACAGACTACACCATGGAGCATGGGGCCACGCGCAACTTCCAAGCTGAGAAGCTcttggaggaagaggagaaaagaatgcagaaggagagggaagaggaagagctcAACAATCCCATGAAGGTAGGAGAACGTGGCAAACCTCTGCTCTGGCTGAGGGCACCTGAGCAAAGCAGGTGGCTTTGTAGCCATTGCCTTGGTTCTTCAGGCTCCCAAGGTGTTAGTGTGCTCTGGACAGGCAGGACACAAGTCTCTGCTCTCAGGTGGTTTCCTGCTGTGCTAGCACTTTTAACAGGACACGTCTTGCCccagtttttcctgtcctgttAAGACCCCAAAATGAGGATGACGATGATGATCCCCTTACGGCTTCCTGCTCTCTATGGGGTGGTGCTGGCAGGCTCTCCTACCTCAGATAATCCCATTCATCTCTGGTCACCCAGGTCCTGGAGAACCGAACCAAGGACTCGAAGCTGGAGATGGAGGTTTTGGAGaacctgcaggagctgaaggaaCTCAACCAGCGCCAGGCAAACGTGGACTTCGAGGCCATGCTGAAGCAGTACAAGGAGCTCGAGGCAGAACAGAAGCGCAAGGAGCAAGAGGAGGATGAGCAAGAGATCAGGTGAGTGGGCTGGgagagcagctggagctgcctgtGAGGAGGATGGGGACAGTTTGTCATGGCGGTGGTTAGGGGGGGCCTGACTGCCCCATGGAGAGTGAGTTCCTGCCCGGCCGCAGCTGCACATCACAGTGCTCCCAGCCTCAGGCACTGCTCGAACCTGGCTTCTTAGGTGGATCccattgcagtgctgctggctgccagctgccctcactgcagggagcagggggtgCTCCAAGCCAGCTCTCAGCCCTGGCTGGCTCTGTCCCTGCAGagagatgctggagcaggcGCAGAACCGCCGGCTCCTGCTGGACTCAGACTCTGATGAGGAGCCTGTGAAGCCACACGTGAAGCCTGAGGCCAGAATGAACCCCACAGACATCCTGCAGGAGGTGAGTGGGGGCAGAGGCTCTTCCCCCAGCCCAAACCCGCTATCCCGGGCTCTGTTGCCTGTTTTGTGCCTgctctgtgcagtgctgcagcctaGTGTCACGCTTGAGCAGCTCCAAAAGGCTGTGTCCCCGTGCACTGAGCTGGAAGGGGACAGGGATCAGTTGGTGATTTTAGACCACGTCTGCTGACAaaggctgggctggagcagTCCCCACCTCGCTCAGGACATGGCTTCCCTTTCAGCTCCAGCAATTTCTAACATTCCCCACAGGGAATTCAATCAGGAGCAAAGATTTCATCAGCTTAACTGGTGAAAATACTGAAGCCCTTTCACTTCTTGAGGGGAAAatacacatagaatcatagaacagggGAATCAGCTAggctgggaaagacctttaaggttaCCAAGTCCAAGCAGCTTGCAAAGGATGGACTGGCCTTTGCCTTGGTGATGCTTGAGGCTCCGTTTCAGTGCTCTGAAAATCACAGCAGTGAAACAGCCACCCCTCCTTTGGGACAGC
The DNA window shown above is from Melopsittacus undulatus isolate bMelUnd1 chromosome 19, bMelUnd1.mat.Z, whole genome shotgun sequence and carries:
- the YJU2 gene encoding splicing factor YJU2, which codes for MSERKVLNKYYPPDFDPAKIPKLRLPKDRQYVVRLMAPFNMRCKTCGEYIYKGKKFNARKETVQNEAYLGLPIFRFYIKCTRCLAEITFKTDPENTDYTMEHGATRNFQAEKLLEEEEKRMQKEREEEELNNPMKVLENRTKDSKLEMEVLENLQELKELNQRQANVDFEAMLKQYKELEAEQKRKEQEEDEQEIREMLEQAQNRRLLLDSDSDEEPVKPHVKPEARMNPTDILQEDPQPQSKKLKTESWERSVGKLNTKSQLAGLVTVRKQKPSPALGNGTGNQETTASTGSAPSTTSSLSLLGVYEDSEDSAGD